A part of Camelus ferus isolate YT-003-E chromosome 6, BCGSAC_Cfer_1.0, whole genome shotgun sequence genomic DNA contains:
- the ABCD4 gene encoding ATP-binding cassette sub-family D member 4 isoform X3, whose protein sequence is MSRVMAVRRPAPGAGARPRLDLQFLQRFLQIQKVLFPSWSSQNSLIFLTLLCVALLEQLVIYQVGLIPSQYFGVLGNKDLDGFKTLTFLAVMLIVLESMLKSFDQFTCNLLYVSWRKGLTEHLHRLYFRGRVYYTLNVLQDNIDNPDQRISQDVERFCRQLSSMASKLIISPFTLIYYTYQCFQSTGWLGPVSIFGYFILGTMMNKMLMGPIVAKLMQQEKLEGDFRFKHMQIRVNAEPAAFFRSMRRHGGPLAGLRLSRPHGHPSLSHQSWARGAHEDRPQAAETPSDPEGADIQGALAVHGVYGDLSPTELSSLVSKNAFVCLYLTNCFTRLIDLSTTLSDVAGYTHRIGELQETLLDMSLKSKDDEILDESEWNLDRGPGWPEAEPTDTAFLLERVCISAPSSNKPLIKDLSLKISEGQSLLITGNTGTGKTSLLRVLGGLWASTRGSVQILTDFGPHGVLFLPQKPFFTDGTLREQVIYPLKEIYPDSGSTDDERIMRFLELAGLSTLVARTEGLDQQVDWNWYDVLSPGEMQRLSFARLFYLQPKYAVLDEATSALTEEVESELYRVGQQLGMTFVSVGHRRSLEKFHSLVLKLCGEGRWELTRIKME, encoded by the exons ATGTCCCGGGTCATGGCGGTCCGGAGGCCCGCTCCTGGGGCTGGCGCCAG GCCCAGGTTAGACCTGCAATTTCTCCAGCGGTTCCTGCAGATACAGAAAGTGTTGTTTCCCTCTTGGTCATCACAGAATTCCTTGATATTCCTGACCCTTTTGTGTGTGGCCCTACTGG aaCAACTGGTGATCTACCAGGTTGGCTTGATTCCCAGTCAGTACTTTGGGGTCCTAGGAAACAAAGACTTGGATGGGTTTAAGACCCTGACATTCCTGGCTGTCATGCTCATCGTCCTCGAGTCCATG CTGAAGAGTTTTGACCAGTTCACCTGCAACCTGCTGTATGTGAGCTGGAGGAAGGGCCTCACGGAGCACCTCCACCGCCTCTACTTCCGGGGCCGCGTGTACTACACCCTCAACGTGCTGCAGGACAACATCGATAACCC GGACCAGCGCATCAGCCAGGACGTGGAACGGTTCTGCCGGCAGCTCAGCAGCATGGCCAGCAAGCTGATCATCTCCCCCTTCACCCTCATCTACTACACCTATCAGTGCTTCCAAAG CACAGGCTGGCTTGGTCCTGTGAGCATCTTCGGGTATTTCATCCTGGGAaccatgatgaacaaaatgttGATGGGTCCCATTGTGGCGAAGCTGATGCAGCAAGAGAAGCTGGAAGGGGATTTCAG GTTCAAGCACATGCAGATCCGAGTGAATGCTGAGCCTGCTGCCTTTTTCAG GAGCATGAGGAGGCACGGGGGCCCCCTAGCCGGGCTGAGGCTCTCCAGGCCCCATGGACACCCCAGCCTTTCTCATCAGAGCTGGGCACGTGGAGCACATGAGGACAGACCGCAGGCTGCAGAGACTCCTTCAGACCCAGAGGGAGCTGATATCCAAGGAGCTCTGGCTGTACA TGGCGTCTATGGAGACCTGAGCCCCACGGAGCTCAGCAGCCTGGTCAGCAAG AATGCCTTTGTGTGCCTGTACCTCACCAACTGCTTCACCCGGCTCATCGACCTCTCAACCACACTCTCCGACGTGGCTGGTTACACACACAG GATCGGGGAGCTTCAGGAGACCCTGCTGGACATGTCCCTGAAATCGAAGGATGATGAGATCCTGGATGAGAGTGAGTGGAACTTGGACAG AGGCCCAGGATGGCCAGAAGCAGAGCCAACAGACACTGCTTTTCTCCTTGAGCGGGTCTGCATCTCCGCCCCCTCGTCTAACAAACCCTTAATCAAGGATCTGAGCCTGAAAATCTCCGAGGGGCAGAGCCTGCTTATCACCGGCAACACAGGCACGGGCAAGACCTCTTTGCTCCGGGTTCTGGGCGGCCTCTGGGCAAGCACACGAG GCTCAGTGCAGATACTGACAGACTTTGGACCACATGGGGTGCTGTTCCTGCCACAAAAGCCCTTCTTCACTGACGGGACCCTTCGAGAACAG GTGATATATCCCTTGAAGGAGATCTACCCGGATTCAG GTTCTACAGATGATGAAAGGATCATGAGGTTCTTGGAGTTGGCAGGCCTG TCCACCTTGGTGGCCAGGACAGAGGGTCTGGACCAGCAGGTTGATTGGAACTG GTATGATGTTCTGTCCCCGGGAGAGATGCAGAGGCTCTCCTTTGCCCGGCTCTTCTACCTGCAGCCAAAGTATGCAG TGCTTGATGAAGCCACCAGTGCCCTGACTGAGGAGGTGGAGAGCGAGCTCTACCGCGTCGGCCAGCAGCTGGGCATGACATTTGTCAGCGTGGGGCATCGGCGCAGCCTTGAGAAG TTTCACTCCTTGGTTCTGAAACTCTgtggagaaggaaggtgggagcTGACCAGAATCAAAATGGAATGA
- the ABCD4 gene encoding ATP-binding cassette sub-family D member 4 isoform X1 — MSRVMAVRRPAPGAGARPRLDLQFLQRFLQIQKVLFPSWSSQNSLIFLTLLCVALLEQLVIYQVGLIPSQYFGVLGNKDLDGFKTLTFLAVMLIVLESMLKSFDQFTCNLLYVSWRKGLTEHLHRLYFRGRVYYTLNVLQDNIDNPDQRISQDVERFCRQLSSMASKLIISPFTLIYYTYQCFQSTGWLGPVSIFGYFILGTMMNKMLMGPIVAKLMQQEKLEGDFRFKHMQIRVNAEPAAFFRSMRRHGGPLAGLRLSRPHGHPSLSHQSWARGAHEDRPQAAETPSDPEGADIQGALAVHGVYGDLSPTELSSLVSKNAFVCLYLTNCFTRLIDLSTTLSDVAGYTHRIGELQETLLDMSLKSKDDEILDESEWNLDRFCDVSDLSVHQGIVSCPPCFGGPGWPEAEPTDTAFLLERVCISAPSSNKPLIKDLSLKISEGQSLLITGNTGTGKTSLLRVLGGLWASTRGSVQILTDFGPHGVLFLPQKPFFTDGTLREQVIYPLKEIYPDSGSTDDERIMRFLELAGLSTLVARTEGLDQQVDWNWYDVLSPGEMQRLSFARLFYLQPKYAVLDEATSALTEEVESELYRVGQQLGMTFVSVGHRRSLEKFHSLVLKLCGEGRWELTRIKME, encoded by the exons ATGTCCCGGGTCATGGCGGTCCGGAGGCCCGCTCCTGGGGCTGGCGCCAG GCCCAGGTTAGACCTGCAATTTCTCCAGCGGTTCCTGCAGATACAGAAAGTGTTGTTTCCCTCTTGGTCATCACAGAATTCCTTGATATTCCTGACCCTTTTGTGTGTGGCCCTACTGG aaCAACTGGTGATCTACCAGGTTGGCTTGATTCCCAGTCAGTACTTTGGGGTCCTAGGAAACAAAGACTTGGATGGGTTTAAGACCCTGACATTCCTGGCTGTCATGCTCATCGTCCTCGAGTCCATG CTGAAGAGTTTTGACCAGTTCACCTGCAACCTGCTGTATGTGAGCTGGAGGAAGGGCCTCACGGAGCACCTCCACCGCCTCTACTTCCGGGGCCGCGTGTACTACACCCTCAACGTGCTGCAGGACAACATCGATAACCC GGACCAGCGCATCAGCCAGGACGTGGAACGGTTCTGCCGGCAGCTCAGCAGCATGGCCAGCAAGCTGATCATCTCCCCCTTCACCCTCATCTACTACACCTATCAGTGCTTCCAAAG CACAGGCTGGCTTGGTCCTGTGAGCATCTTCGGGTATTTCATCCTGGGAaccatgatgaacaaaatgttGATGGGTCCCATTGTGGCGAAGCTGATGCAGCAAGAGAAGCTGGAAGGGGATTTCAG GTTCAAGCACATGCAGATCCGAGTGAATGCTGAGCCTGCTGCCTTTTTCAG GAGCATGAGGAGGCACGGGGGCCCCCTAGCCGGGCTGAGGCTCTCCAGGCCCCATGGACACCCCAGCCTTTCTCATCAGAGCTGGGCACGTGGAGCACATGAGGACAGACCGCAGGCTGCAGAGACTCCTTCAGACCCAGAGGGAGCTGATATCCAAGGAGCTCTGGCTGTACA TGGCGTCTATGGAGACCTGAGCCCCACGGAGCTCAGCAGCCTGGTCAGCAAG AATGCCTTTGTGTGCCTGTACCTCACCAACTGCTTCACCCGGCTCATCGACCTCTCAACCACACTCTCCGACGTGGCTGGTTACACACACAG GATCGGGGAGCTTCAGGAGACCCTGCTGGACATGTCCCTGAAATCGAAGGATGATGAGATCCTGGATGAGAGTGAGTGGAACTTGGACAG GTTCTGTGATGTTTCTGACCTTTCTGTGCATCAAGGAATTGTTTCCTGTCCTCCTTGTTTTGG AGGCCCAGGATGGCCAGAAGCAGAGCCAACAGACACTGCTTTTCTCCTTGAGCGGGTCTGCATCTCCGCCCCCTCGTCTAACAAACCCTTAATCAAGGATCTGAGCCTGAAAATCTCCGAGGGGCAGAGCCTGCTTATCACCGGCAACACAGGCACGGGCAAGACCTCTTTGCTCCGGGTTCTGGGCGGCCTCTGGGCAAGCACACGAG GCTCAGTGCAGATACTGACAGACTTTGGACCACATGGGGTGCTGTTCCTGCCACAAAAGCCCTTCTTCACTGACGGGACCCTTCGAGAACAG GTGATATATCCCTTGAAGGAGATCTACCCGGATTCAG GTTCTACAGATGATGAAAGGATCATGAGGTTCTTGGAGTTGGCAGGCCTG TCCACCTTGGTGGCCAGGACAGAGGGTCTGGACCAGCAGGTTGATTGGAACTG GTATGATGTTCTGTCCCCGGGAGAGATGCAGAGGCTCTCCTTTGCCCGGCTCTTCTACCTGCAGCCAAAGTATGCAG TGCTTGATGAAGCCACCAGTGCCCTGACTGAGGAGGTGGAGAGCGAGCTCTACCGCGTCGGCCAGCAGCTGGGCATGACATTTGTCAGCGTGGGGCATCGGCGCAGCCTTGAGAAG TTTCACTCCTTGGTTCTGAAACTCTgtggagaaggaaggtgggagcTGACCAGAATCAAAATGGAATGA
- the ABCD4 gene encoding ATP-binding cassette sub-family D member 4 isoform X4 — MSRVMAVRRPAPGAGARPRLDLQFLQRFLQIQKVLFPSWSSQNSLIFLTLLCVALLEQLVIYQVGLIPSQYFGVLGNKDLDGFKTLTFLAVMLIVLESMLKSFDQFTCNLLYVSWRKGLTEHLHRLYFRGRVYYTLNVLQDNIDNPDQRISQDVERFCRQLSSMASKLIISPFTLIYYTYQCFQSTGWLGPVSIFGYFILGTMMNKMLMGPIVAKLMQQEKLEGDFRFKHMQIRVNAEPAAFFRAGHVEHMRTDRRLQRLLQTQRELISKELWLYIGINMFDYLGGILSYVVIAIPIFSGVYGDLSPTELSSLVSKNAFVCLYLTNCFTRLIDLSTTLSDVAGYTHRIGELQETLLDMSLKSKDDEILDESEWNLDRGPGWPEAEPTDTAFLLERVCISAPSSNKPLIKDLSLKISEGQSLLITGNTGTGKTSLLRVLGGLWASTRGSVQILTDFGPHGVLFLPQKPFFTDGTLREQVIYPLKEIYPDSGSTDDERIMRFLELAGLSTLVARTEGLDQQVDWNWYDVLSPGEMQRLSFARLFYLQPKYAVLDEATSALTEEVESELYRVGQQLGMTFVSVGHRRSLEKFHSLVLKLCGEGRWELTRIKME, encoded by the exons ATGTCCCGGGTCATGGCGGTCCGGAGGCCCGCTCCTGGGGCTGGCGCCAG GCCCAGGTTAGACCTGCAATTTCTCCAGCGGTTCCTGCAGATACAGAAAGTGTTGTTTCCCTCTTGGTCATCACAGAATTCCTTGATATTCCTGACCCTTTTGTGTGTGGCCCTACTGG aaCAACTGGTGATCTACCAGGTTGGCTTGATTCCCAGTCAGTACTTTGGGGTCCTAGGAAACAAAGACTTGGATGGGTTTAAGACCCTGACATTCCTGGCTGTCATGCTCATCGTCCTCGAGTCCATG CTGAAGAGTTTTGACCAGTTCACCTGCAACCTGCTGTATGTGAGCTGGAGGAAGGGCCTCACGGAGCACCTCCACCGCCTCTACTTCCGGGGCCGCGTGTACTACACCCTCAACGTGCTGCAGGACAACATCGATAACCC GGACCAGCGCATCAGCCAGGACGTGGAACGGTTCTGCCGGCAGCTCAGCAGCATGGCCAGCAAGCTGATCATCTCCCCCTTCACCCTCATCTACTACACCTATCAGTGCTTCCAAAG CACAGGCTGGCTTGGTCCTGTGAGCATCTTCGGGTATTTCATCCTGGGAaccatgatgaacaaaatgttGATGGGTCCCATTGTGGCGAAGCTGATGCAGCAAGAGAAGCTGGAAGGGGATTTCAG GTTCAAGCACATGCAGATCCGAGTGAATGCTGAGCCTGCTGCCTTTTTCAG AGCTGGGCACGTGGAGCACATGAGGACAGACCGCAGGCTGCAGAGACTCCTTCAGACCCAGAGGGAGCTGATATCCAAGGAGCTCTGGCTGTACA tCGGCATCAACATGTTTGACTATCTGGGCGGCATCCTGAGTTACGTCGTGATCGCAATCCCCATTTTTAGTGGCGTCTATGGAGACCTGAGCCCCACGGAGCTCAGCAGCCTGGTCAGCAAG AATGCCTTTGTGTGCCTGTACCTCACCAACTGCTTCACCCGGCTCATCGACCTCTCAACCACACTCTCCGACGTGGCTGGTTACACACACAG GATCGGGGAGCTTCAGGAGACCCTGCTGGACATGTCCCTGAAATCGAAGGATGATGAGATCCTGGATGAGAGTGAGTGGAACTTGGACAG AGGCCCAGGATGGCCAGAAGCAGAGCCAACAGACACTGCTTTTCTCCTTGAGCGGGTCTGCATCTCCGCCCCCTCGTCTAACAAACCCTTAATCAAGGATCTGAGCCTGAAAATCTCCGAGGGGCAGAGCCTGCTTATCACCGGCAACACAGGCACGGGCAAGACCTCTTTGCTCCGGGTTCTGGGCGGCCTCTGGGCAAGCACACGAG GCTCAGTGCAGATACTGACAGACTTTGGACCACATGGGGTGCTGTTCCTGCCACAAAAGCCCTTCTTCACTGACGGGACCCTTCGAGAACAG GTGATATATCCCTTGAAGGAGATCTACCCGGATTCAG GTTCTACAGATGATGAAAGGATCATGAGGTTCTTGGAGTTGGCAGGCCTG TCCACCTTGGTGGCCAGGACAGAGGGTCTGGACCAGCAGGTTGATTGGAACTG GTATGATGTTCTGTCCCCGGGAGAGATGCAGAGGCTCTCCTTTGCCCGGCTCTTCTACCTGCAGCCAAAGTATGCAG TGCTTGATGAAGCCACCAGTGCCCTGACTGAGGAGGTGGAGAGCGAGCTCTACCGCGTCGGCCAGCAGCTGGGCATGACATTTGTCAGCGTGGGGCATCGGCGCAGCCTTGAGAAG TTTCACTCCTTGGTTCTGAAACTCTgtggagaaggaaggtgggagcTGACCAGAATCAAAATGGAATGA
- the ABCD4 gene encoding ATP-binding cassette sub-family D member 4 isoform X2, with protein MSRVMAVRRPAPGAGARPRLDLQFLQRFLQIQKVLFPSWSSQNSLIFLTLLCVALLEQLVIYQVGLIPSQYFGVLGNKDLDGFKTLTFLAVMLIVLESMLKSFDQFTCNLLYVSWRKGLTEHLHRLYFRGRVYYTLNVLQDNIDNPDQRISQDVERFCRQLSSMASKLIISPFTLIYYTYQCFQSTGWLGPVSIFGYFILGTMMNKMLMGPIVAKLMQQEKLEGDFRFKHMQIRVNAEPAAFFRAGHVEHMRTDRRLQRLLQTQRELISKELWLYIGINMFDYLGGILSYVVIAIPIFSGVYGDLSPTELSSLVSKNAFVCLYLTNCFTRLIDLSTTLSDVAGYTHRIGELQETLLDMSLKSKDDEILDESEWNLDRFCDVSDLSVHQGIVSCPPCFGGPGWPEAEPTDTAFLLERVCISAPSSNKPLIKDLSLKISEGQSLLITGNTGTGKTSLLRVLGGLWASTRGSVQILTDFGPHGVLFLPQKPFFTDGTLREQVIYPLKEIYPDSGSTDDERIMRFLELAGLSTLVARTEGLDQQVDWNWYDVLSPGEMQRLSFARLFYLQPKYAVLDEATSALTEEVESELYRVGQQLGMTFVSVGHRRSLEKFHSLVLKLCGEGRWELTRIKME; from the exons ATGTCCCGGGTCATGGCGGTCCGGAGGCCCGCTCCTGGGGCTGGCGCCAG GCCCAGGTTAGACCTGCAATTTCTCCAGCGGTTCCTGCAGATACAGAAAGTGTTGTTTCCCTCTTGGTCATCACAGAATTCCTTGATATTCCTGACCCTTTTGTGTGTGGCCCTACTGG aaCAACTGGTGATCTACCAGGTTGGCTTGATTCCCAGTCAGTACTTTGGGGTCCTAGGAAACAAAGACTTGGATGGGTTTAAGACCCTGACATTCCTGGCTGTCATGCTCATCGTCCTCGAGTCCATG CTGAAGAGTTTTGACCAGTTCACCTGCAACCTGCTGTATGTGAGCTGGAGGAAGGGCCTCACGGAGCACCTCCACCGCCTCTACTTCCGGGGCCGCGTGTACTACACCCTCAACGTGCTGCAGGACAACATCGATAACCC GGACCAGCGCATCAGCCAGGACGTGGAACGGTTCTGCCGGCAGCTCAGCAGCATGGCCAGCAAGCTGATCATCTCCCCCTTCACCCTCATCTACTACACCTATCAGTGCTTCCAAAG CACAGGCTGGCTTGGTCCTGTGAGCATCTTCGGGTATTTCATCCTGGGAaccatgatgaacaaaatgttGATGGGTCCCATTGTGGCGAAGCTGATGCAGCAAGAGAAGCTGGAAGGGGATTTCAG GTTCAAGCACATGCAGATCCGAGTGAATGCTGAGCCTGCTGCCTTTTTCAG AGCTGGGCACGTGGAGCACATGAGGACAGACCGCAGGCTGCAGAGACTCCTTCAGACCCAGAGGGAGCTGATATCCAAGGAGCTCTGGCTGTACA tCGGCATCAACATGTTTGACTATCTGGGCGGCATCCTGAGTTACGTCGTGATCGCAATCCCCATTTTTAGTGGCGTCTATGGAGACCTGAGCCCCACGGAGCTCAGCAGCCTGGTCAGCAAG AATGCCTTTGTGTGCCTGTACCTCACCAACTGCTTCACCCGGCTCATCGACCTCTCAACCACACTCTCCGACGTGGCTGGTTACACACACAG GATCGGGGAGCTTCAGGAGACCCTGCTGGACATGTCCCTGAAATCGAAGGATGATGAGATCCTGGATGAGAGTGAGTGGAACTTGGACAG GTTCTGTGATGTTTCTGACCTTTCTGTGCATCAAGGAATTGTTTCCTGTCCTCCTTGTTTTGG AGGCCCAGGATGGCCAGAAGCAGAGCCAACAGACACTGCTTTTCTCCTTGAGCGGGTCTGCATCTCCGCCCCCTCGTCTAACAAACCCTTAATCAAGGATCTGAGCCTGAAAATCTCCGAGGGGCAGAGCCTGCTTATCACCGGCAACACAGGCACGGGCAAGACCTCTTTGCTCCGGGTTCTGGGCGGCCTCTGGGCAAGCACACGAG GCTCAGTGCAGATACTGACAGACTTTGGACCACATGGGGTGCTGTTCCTGCCACAAAAGCCCTTCTTCACTGACGGGACCCTTCGAGAACAG GTGATATATCCCTTGAAGGAGATCTACCCGGATTCAG GTTCTACAGATGATGAAAGGATCATGAGGTTCTTGGAGTTGGCAGGCCTG TCCACCTTGGTGGCCAGGACAGAGGGTCTGGACCAGCAGGTTGATTGGAACTG GTATGATGTTCTGTCCCCGGGAGAGATGCAGAGGCTCTCCTTTGCCCGGCTCTTCTACCTGCAGCCAAAGTATGCAG TGCTTGATGAAGCCACCAGTGCCCTGACTGAGGAGGTGGAGAGCGAGCTCTACCGCGTCGGCCAGCAGCTGGGCATGACATTTGTCAGCGTGGGGCATCGGCGCAGCCTTGAGAAG TTTCACTCCTTGGTTCTGAAACTCTgtggagaaggaaggtgggagcTGACCAGAATCAAAATGGAATGA
- the ABCD4 gene encoding ATP-binding cassette sub-family D member 4 isoform X5, with translation MSRVMAVRRPAPGAGARDQRISQDVERFCRQLSSMASKLIISPFTLIYYTYQCFQSTGWLGPVSIFGYFILGTMMNKMLMGPIVAKLMQQEKLEGDFRFKHMQIRVNAEPAAFFRSMRRHGGPLAGLRLSRPHGHPSLSHQSWARGAHEDRPQAAETPSDPEGADIQGALAVHGVYGDLSPTELSSLVSKNAFVCLYLTNCFTRLIDLSTTLSDVAGYTHRIGELQETLLDMSLKSKDDEILDESEWNLDRFCDVSDLSVHQGIVSCPPCFGGPGWPEAEPTDTAFLLERVCISAPSSNKPLIKDLSLKISEGQSLLITGNTGTGKTSLLRVLGGLWASTRGSVQILTDFGPHGVLFLPQKPFFTDGTLREQVIYPLKEIYPDSGSTDDERIMRFLELAGLSTLVARTEGLDQQVDWNWYDVLSPGEMQRLSFARLFYLQPKYAVLDEATSALTEEVESELYRVGQQLGMTFVSVGHRRSLEKFHSLVLKLCGEGRWELTRIKME, from the exons ATGTCCCGGGTCATGGCGGTCCGGAGGCCCGCTCCTGGGGCTGGCGCCAG GGACCAGCGCATCAGCCAGGACGTGGAACGGTTCTGCCGGCAGCTCAGCAGCATGGCCAGCAAGCTGATCATCTCCCCCTTCACCCTCATCTACTACACCTATCAGTGCTTCCAAAG CACAGGCTGGCTTGGTCCTGTGAGCATCTTCGGGTATTTCATCCTGGGAaccatgatgaacaaaatgttGATGGGTCCCATTGTGGCGAAGCTGATGCAGCAAGAGAAGCTGGAAGGGGATTTCAG GTTCAAGCACATGCAGATCCGAGTGAATGCTGAGCCTGCTGCCTTTTTCAG GAGCATGAGGAGGCACGGGGGCCCCCTAGCCGGGCTGAGGCTCTCCAGGCCCCATGGACACCCCAGCCTTTCTCATCAGAGCTGGGCACGTGGAGCACATGAGGACAGACCGCAGGCTGCAGAGACTCCTTCAGACCCAGAGGGAGCTGATATCCAAGGAGCTCTGGCTGTACA TGGCGTCTATGGAGACCTGAGCCCCACGGAGCTCAGCAGCCTGGTCAGCAAG AATGCCTTTGTGTGCCTGTACCTCACCAACTGCTTCACCCGGCTCATCGACCTCTCAACCACACTCTCCGACGTGGCTGGTTACACACACAG GATCGGGGAGCTTCAGGAGACCCTGCTGGACATGTCCCTGAAATCGAAGGATGATGAGATCCTGGATGAGAGTGAGTGGAACTTGGACAG GTTCTGTGATGTTTCTGACCTTTCTGTGCATCAAGGAATTGTTTCCTGTCCTCCTTGTTTTGG AGGCCCAGGATGGCCAGAAGCAGAGCCAACAGACACTGCTTTTCTCCTTGAGCGGGTCTGCATCTCCGCCCCCTCGTCTAACAAACCCTTAATCAAGGATCTGAGCCTGAAAATCTCCGAGGGGCAGAGCCTGCTTATCACCGGCAACACAGGCACGGGCAAGACCTCTTTGCTCCGGGTTCTGGGCGGCCTCTGGGCAAGCACACGAG GCTCAGTGCAGATACTGACAGACTTTGGACCACATGGGGTGCTGTTCCTGCCACAAAAGCCCTTCTTCACTGACGGGACCCTTCGAGAACAG GTGATATATCCCTTGAAGGAGATCTACCCGGATTCAG GTTCTACAGATGATGAAAGGATCATGAGGTTCTTGGAGTTGGCAGGCCTG TCCACCTTGGTGGCCAGGACAGAGGGTCTGGACCAGCAGGTTGATTGGAACTG GTATGATGTTCTGTCCCCGGGAGAGATGCAGAGGCTCTCCTTTGCCCGGCTCTTCTACCTGCAGCCAAAGTATGCAG TGCTTGATGAAGCCACCAGTGCCCTGACTGAGGAGGTGGAGAGCGAGCTCTACCGCGTCGGCCAGCAGCTGGGCATGACATTTGTCAGCGTGGGGCATCGGCGCAGCCTTGAGAAG TTTCACTCCTTGGTTCTGAAACTCTgtggagaaggaaggtgggagcTGACCAGAATCAAAATGGAATGA